One part of the Lachnospiraceae bacterium JLR.KK002 genome encodes these proteins:
- a CDS encoding amidohydrolase produces MKHTILIKQGTVHDGIHREPYVADILVEKGKITRIEPALEKEEFQDIQVLDASGLEVYPGFVEAHCHLGLDGYAIGFEGADYNEMTDSVTPQLSAVDGLNPQDESIRLAMEGGVTCVASGPGSSNVLGGTFTVYKTTGKRIDDMVIKEKAAMKCAFGENPKRCYKDKDIYSRMTTASILRIMLEKTGEYMKRKEAAGDDVLKQPAWDAKLEALIPVLKGELPLKAHAHQANDIYTAIRIAKEFQVGLTIDHCTDGSLIAEDLAKEGYPVAVGPTLTHASKFELKNKSFETPGDLARAGCQVSIITDSPVIPQQYLALCAGLAVKSGMDEFDALQAITINAAKHIGVDDRTGSLEAGKDGDIVIADGNPMVSDTNIEYVLIDGNITYQEHD; encoded by the coding sequence ATGAAACATACCATATTAATAAAACAGGGAACTGTTCACGATGGGATTCACAGAGAACCATATGTGGCGGATATTCTGGTGGAAAAGGGGAAAATCACCAGAATTGAGCCCGCACTGGAAAAAGAAGAATTTCAGGATATCCAGGTGCTGGATGCGTCAGGCCTTGAGGTATATCCTGGTTTTGTGGAGGCCCACTGCCATCTGGGGCTGGACGGCTATGCCATTGGATTTGAAGGTGCGGATTATAATGAAATGACAGATTCCGTTACCCCTCAGCTCTCCGCAGTGGACGGGCTGAATCCCCAGGATGAAAGTATCCGCCTTGCAATGGAAGGCGGCGTAACCTGCGTGGCTTCAGGGCCGGGAAGTTCCAACGTGCTGGGAGGAACCTTTACGGTATACAAAACCACAGGAAAACGAATTGACGATATGGTAATAAAAGAAAAAGCAGCCATGAAATGCGCATTCGGGGAGAATCCCAAACGCTGTTACAAGGACAAGGATATTTATTCGCGGATGACCACTGCTTCCATATTGCGGATTATGCTGGAAAAAACCGGAGAATATATGAAAAGAAAAGAGGCGGCGGGAGATGATGTACTGAAACAGCCTGCCTGGGACGCCAAACTGGAAGCGCTGATTCCTGTTCTGAAAGGGGAACTGCCTCTGAAAGCCCATGCCCACCAGGCAAATGATATTTATACCGCTATCCGTATTGCAAAAGAATTTCAGGTGGGCCTTACCATTGACCATTGCACGGACGGTTCTCTGATTGCGGAAGACCTGGCAAAAGAAGGATATCCTGTGGCAGTAGGCCCCACACTGACCCATGCCAGCAAATTTGAATTGAAAAATAAGAGTTTCGAGACGCCGGGAGATCTGGCCAGAGCAGGCTGTCAGGTGTCCATTATCACCGATTCCCCGGTGATTCCCCAGCAGTATCTGGCCCTTTGCGCAGGCCTTGCAGTGAAATCCGGAATGGATGAATTTGACGCTTTGCAGGCAATCACAATCAATGCGGCAAAACATATCGGCGTGGATGACAGGACGGGTTCTCTGGAAGCCGGTAAGGACGGAGATATTGTAATTGCAGACGGCAATCCCATGGTATCGGATACAAATATAGAATATGTGCTGATTGACGGGAATATCACATATCAGGAACATGACTGA
- a CDS encoding RNA polymerase sigma factor, with the protein MRGEQEVEQAIETYADMIRRICLLHLNNYEDTEDVLQEVFLKYVLHSAVFENSEHEKAWLIRVTLNACKDLKRKLFRHGTVPLEVLAEEAASVKPEQMEILETVLALPAKYKDVIYLHYYEGYTAREIGTMLHKKENTIYSLLSRGREILKQKLGGGGSA; encoded by the coding sequence TAGAGACGTACGCCGATATGATACGGAGAATTTGCCTTTTACATCTGAATAACTATGAGGATACGGAGGATGTGCTTCAGGAGGTATTTTTGAAGTATGTCCTCCATTCTGCGGTCTTTGAAAATTCCGAACATGAAAAAGCATGGCTGATTCGGGTGACACTCAATGCCTGTAAAGATTTGAAAAGAAAGCTGTTTCGCCATGGGACGGTGCCGCTGGAAGTGCTTGCAGAGGAAGCTGCCAGTGTGAAGCCGGAGCAGATGGAGATACTGGAGACAGTGCTTGCGCTTCCGGCAAAATACAAGGACGTAATTTATCTCCATTATTATGAAGGGTATACTGCCAGGGAAATAGGAACTATGCTGCATAAAAAAGAAAATACCATATATTCTCTTTTATCGCGGGGACGGGAAATTCTGAAACAGAAGTTAGGAGGTGGCGGCAGTGCATGA
- a CDS encoding DUF362 domain-containing protein, translating to MEKSKVYFTTFKTSFTENIPDKLKRLILTAGIKDIDFTDKYAAIKIHFGELGNLAFLRPNYARAVADVVKELGGKVFLTDCNTLYVGSRKNALDHLDTAYENGFTPFSTGCHVIIGDGLKGTDEVLVPVDGEYIKEAKIGRAVMDADVFISLNHFKGHEMTGFGGALKNIGMGCGSRAGKMEMHSEGKPYVNQENCVGCGMCTRVCAHQGVTVTDKKACIDHEKCAGCGRCIGVCPKDAIEPSFGKSNDVLNCKMAEYSKAVLQGRPHFHISIVCDVSPNCDCHAENDIPIIPDVGMFASFDPVALDVACADACNRQPVIAGSILHENREHDHDENHDHFHITHPDTNWKSCVEHGEKIGIGSREYELIEI from the coding sequence ATGGAAAAATCAAAAGTATATTTTACAACCTTTAAAACCTCATTTACAGAAAACATTCCGGACAAATTAAAACGTCTGATTCTGACAGCGGGTATCAAAGACATTGATTTTACCGATAAATATGCAGCCATTAAGATACATTTCGGAGAACTGGGCAACCTGGCTTTCCTGCGTCCCAATTATGCCAGAGCCGTAGCGGACGTGGTAAAGGAGCTGGGCGGAAAAGTATTTCTGACAGACTGCAATACCCTGTATGTGGGAAGCCGGAAAAATGCACTGGATCATCTGGACACTGCATATGAGAACGGATTTACCCCCTTTTCCACAGGCTGCCATGTGATTATCGGAGACGGTCTGAAAGGAACGGACGAAGTTCTGGTACCTGTAGACGGAGAATACATAAAAGAGGCTAAAATCGGGCGGGCGGTCATGGACGCCGACGTTTTTATTTCCCTGAATCATTTCAAAGGCCATGAAATGACAGGCTTTGGCGGAGCCCTGAAAAATATCGGTATGGGCTGCGGCTCCAGAGCGGGAAAAATGGAAATGCACAGCGAGGGCAAGCCATATGTAAATCAGGAAAACTGTGTGGGCTGCGGCATGTGTACCAGAGTCTGCGCCCATCAGGGAGTTACCGTTACAGATAAAAAGGCCTGTATCGACCACGAGAAATGTGCGGGCTGCGGTCGGTGTATCGGCGTCTGCCCCAAAGACGCCATTGAGCCCAGCTTTGGAAAATCCAACGACGTGCTGAACTGCAAAATGGCGGAATACAGCAAAGCGGTACTCCAGGGACGTCCCCATTTCCATATTTCCATTGTGTGCGACGTATCCCCCAACTGCGACTGCCATGCGGAGAATGATATTCCCATTATTCCCGATGTGGGGATGTTTGCTTCCTTTGACCCGGTGGCGCTGGATGTGGCCTGTGCGGATGCCTGCAACCGGCAGCCTGTGATTGCCGGCAGCATTCTCCATGAGAACAGAGAACATGACCATGATGAGAACCACGATCATTTCCATATCACACATCCGGATACCAACTGGAAATCCTGTGTGGAACACGGAGAAAAAATCGGTATCGGCAGCCGGGAATATGAGCTGATAGAAATTTAA
- a CDS encoding biotin transporter BioY, with product MGKKLTVKEIVCGGMFTALVAAGAFIQVPVPGMDYFTLQFLFVLLAGMILGYKMGAVSVGVYVLLGLCGLPIFAAGGGIAYIFRPSFGYLMGFILAAFLVGLIVEKSGIRGYGKYLIAAFGGFVVTYAIGLVYKYMMLNYYVGEKTAFAMVLADCFPLDMPGDMVLCFLAAGLAVRLVPASRSILGTLAE from the coding sequence ATGGGAAAAAAATTAACAGTGAAAGAAATTGTCTGCGGGGGTATGTTCACAGCACTGGTAGCGGCAGGGGCTTTTATTCAGGTTCCGGTACCGGGAATGGACTATTTTACCCTGCAGTTTTTATTTGTATTGCTGGCGGGAATGATACTGGGGTATAAAATGGGGGCAGTCAGCGTAGGCGTATATGTACTGCTGGGGCTGTGCGGTCTGCCGATTTTTGCAGCAGGAGGCGGAATCGCCTATATTTTCCGGCCCAGTTTCGGCTATCTGATGGGATTTATCCTGGCGGCTTTTCTGGTGGGGCTGATTGTGGAAAAATCCGGAATTCGGGGATATGGAAAGTATTTAATTGCAGCCTTTGGAGGTTTCGTGGTTACATATGCAATCGGACTGGTATACAAATATATGATGCTGAATTACTATGTGGGGGAGAAAACAGCTTTTGCCATGGTGCTGGCGGACTGTTTCCCTCTGGACATGCCGGGAGATATGGTGCTCTGTTTTCTGGCAGCAGGACTGGCTGTCCGTCTTGTACCGGCTTCCCGGAGTATTCTGGGTACTCTGGCAGAGTAA
- a CDS encoding bifunctional UDP-sugar hydrolase/5'-nucleotidase, with amino-acid sequence MRIIRKIRHILLLSLIGIAASGVSVLAEEPKEINVVFTHDLHSHLEPFYLEEDGEGQDVGGAARIMSYLEEQRQEKENLLYLDGGDFSMGTLYQTVYTTQAAELRMLGYLGADATTLGNHEFDYRSQGLADMLRQAKASGDRVPPLVVCNVDWEATLAGEQAEDGAVLQEAFEDYGIKSYIVVEKGGVKIAITGVFGKDALACAPTCALTFRDPVEAVKETVEEIQSQEDVDMIVCVSHSGTWEDEKKSEDELLAKGVPELDLIISGHTHSILKEPIIHGDTAIVSTGEYGARVGSLRMVQTEDGRWSLKDYQLTLMDETYKEHADAGKKVEELGLTIDSEYLSRFGFTRDQILVHNPWEFTKMNGLGEKLQEETLGNLLTDAYLYVVNSHDTGDENPAEIAVVPSGCIRDTFYKDKDITVSDAFQVLSLGIGPDGVPGYPLISAYLTGEELKTMAEVDASISPIMSTAQLYSSGLTYTINPSRMMMNRVTETELQDMSGKVQELEDDKLYRMVADLYSGQMLGAVTDQSHGILSIVPKDAQGNEIPMDKMEEYIVYIDGQELKAWACVAEYLNSFEKKGGDSEIPEYYSTTQNRKIIRDDSSIGAVISNPNKIAVAVFCIGAGVFILLILLIILIVRSVKKRRRKRNGLQ; translated from the coding sequence ATGAGGATAATTAGAAAAATAAGGCATATACTGCTGCTGTCCCTGATTGGGATTGCAGCGTCAGGAGTGAGTGTATTGGCAGAAGAACCAAAAGAAATCAATGTGGTGTTTACCCATGATCTCCATTCCCATCTGGAACCCTTTTATCTGGAGGAAGACGGAGAAGGACAGGATGTGGGAGGTGCCGCCAGAATCATGAGTTATCTGGAAGAACAGCGGCAGGAAAAAGAAAATCTGCTGTATCTGGATGGCGGGGATTTTTCCATGGGAACCCTGTATCAGACCGTGTATACCACACAGGCAGCGGAACTGCGGATGCTGGGGTATCTGGGGGCTGACGCCACCACCCTGGGAAATCATGAGTTTGACTACCGCAGCCAGGGTCTTGCAGATATGCTCCGTCAGGCAAAAGCAAGCGGTGACAGGGTACCGCCTCTGGTGGTCTGCAACGTTGACTGGGAAGCCACACTGGCCGGAGAACAGGCGGAAGACGGTGCCGTGTTGCAGGAAGCCTTTGAAGATTATGGAATCAAATCATATATTGTAGTAGAAAAAGGCGGCGTCAAAATCGCCATAACAGGCGTATTCGGCAAGGACGCTCTGGCCTGCGCGCCTACCTGCGCACTGACATTCCGTGATCCGGTGGAAGCGGTAAAGGAAACGGTGGAGGAGATTCAGAGCCAGGAAGATGTGGATATGATTGTATGCGTTTCTCACAGCGGTACCTGGGAGGACGAGAAGAAATCAGAGGATGAACTTCTGGCAAAAGGCGTACCGGAACTGGATTTGATTATCAGCGGCCATACCCACAGTATTCTTAAGGAGCCCATCATCCATGGGGATACGGCCATTGTATCCACCGGAGAATACGGCGCCCGCGTGGGTTCTCTGCGCATGGTTCAGACAGAAGACGGCCGCTGGAGCCTTAAAGACTACCAGCTTACCCTGATGGATGAAACTTATAAGGAACATGCGGACGCGGGAAAGAAAGTGGAGGAACTGGGCCTTACCATTGATTCTGAATATCTGTCCAGGTTTGGATTTACCAGAGATCAGATACTGGTGCACAATCCCTGGGAATTTACAAAAATGAATGGTCTGGGTGAAAAGCTGCAGGAAGAAACCCTGGGAAATCTTCTGACAGACGCTTACCTGTATGTGGTCAACAGCCATGATACAGGCGATGAAAATCCGGCAGAGATTGCAGTGGTTCCCAGCGGCTGTATCCGCGATACGTTTTACAAAGATAAAGATATCACGGTGTCAGATGCATTTCAGGTGCTTTCGCTGGGAATCGGGCCGGACGGGGTACCGGGTTACCCTCTGATCAGCGCATATCTGACAGGAGAGGAACTGAAAACCATGGCGGAAGTGGACGCTTCCATTTCCCCCATTATGTCCACAGCCCAGCTGTACAGCAGCGGTCTTACCTATACCATCAATCCCAGCCGGATGATGATGAACAGAGTGACGGAAACAGAGCTGCAGGACATGTCCGGAAAGGTGCAGGAACTGGAGGACGATAAACTGTACCGGATGGTAGCGGATCTTTACAGCGGACAGATGCTGGGAGCAGTGACAGACCAGTCCCACGGAATTCTTTCTATTGTGCCAAAGGACGCTCAGGGCAATGAGATTCCCATGGATAAGATGGAAGAATATATTGTGTATATTGACGGACAGGAACTGAAGGCCTGGGCCTGTGTGGCCGAATATCTGAACTCCTTTGAAAAAAAGGGCGGAGATTCTGAAATACCGGAATATTACAGTACTACTCAGAACCGTAAGATAATCAGAGATGACAGCAGCATCGGGGCCGTTATAAGCAATCCCAATAAAATTGCAGTTGCAGTTTTCTGTATTGGAGCAGGGGTTTTCATTTTACTGATTCTGCTGATTATTCTGATAGTCAGAAGTGTGAAAAAACGGAGAAGGAAGCGGAACGGGCTGCAGTGA
- the bioD gene encoding dethiobiotin synthase, which translates to MSRGIFITGTGTDVGKTYITALLVKILQEAGVKGAYYKAAVSGNERDSQGRLIPGDADWVKTVSGIAQPLESMVPYIYEQAVSPHLAAVQEGNPMERSVVCRRYEALCREYDYITMEGSGGILCPLRQEAGNELWLEDIIRELRLPCLVVADAGLGTINHTILTLEYLKMRKIEAKGVILNHFHPENAMEQDNRRVIERRGKVPVLACVPDYGESLDIQAEKLMGLYQ; encoded by the coding sequence ATGAGCAGGGGAATCTTTATAACCGGAACAGGTACGGATGTGGGAAAGACTTACATTACTGCCCTGCTGGTAAAAATTTTGCAGGAAGCAGGTGTGAAAGGGGCATATTATAAAGCAGCGGTCAGCGGAAATGAGCGAGACAGCCAGGGAAGGCTTATACCCGGAGATGCAGACTGGGTAAAAACTGTTTCCGGGATTGCCCAGCCACTGGAATCCATGGTTCCCTATATTTACGAGCAGGCGGTTTCTCCGCACCTGGCAGCTGTTCAGGAAGGAAATCCGATGGAACGCTCCGTGGTATGCCGGAGGTATGAAGCATTGTGCCGGGAATACGACTACATTACCATGGAGGGCAGCGGAGGGATTCTGTGTCCGTTGCGTCAGGAGGCAGGAAATGAACTGTGGCTGGAGGATATTATCAGGGAACTTCGGCTTCCCTGTCTGGTAGTTGCAGACGCAGGTCTGGGCACCATTAACCATACCATACTGACCCTGGAATACCTGAAAATGAGAAAGATTGAGGCAAAAGGTGTGATTTTGAACCATTTCCACCCGGAGAATGCAATGGAGCAGGACAACCGCAGAGTCATAGAACGCCGCGGAAAAGTCCCGGTTCTTGCGTGTGTGCCGGATTATGGGGAAAGTCTGGATATACAGGCAGAAAAGCTGATGGGTCTGTATCAATAA
- the hydG gene encoding [FeFe] hydrogenase H-cluster radical SAM maturase HydG, translated as MYHIMSPKAEEFISHEEILDSLTYGEKHKEDRELIDKILTKARERKGLSHKEAMVLLDCELEDKNQEIFALAEQIKKDFYGNRIVMFAPLYLSNYCVNGCEYCPYHAKNKHIARKKLTQEEIIKEVTALQDMGHKRLALEAGEDPVHNPIEYILECIHTIYGIKHKNGAIRRVNVNIAATTVENYRKLKEAGIGTYILFQETYHKESYEKLHPTGPKHDYAYHTEAMDRAMEGGIDDVGLGVLFGLNNYRYDFAGILMHAEHLEAYKGVGPHTISVPRLRRADDIDPDAFDNGITDETFAKIVACIRIAVPYTGMIVSTRESQACREKVLHLGISQISGGSRTSVGGYAEPEPEEENSAQFDVSDNRTLDEVVKWLMEMNYVPSFCTACYREGRTGDRFMTLLKSGQIVNCCHPNALMTLKEYLEDYAAEETKVIGDKLIEKELDVITNPKVREKVEDYLKNIHNGQRDFRF; from the coding sequence ATGTATCATATCATGTCGCCGAAAGCAGAAGAATTTATCAGTCATGAGGAAATTCTGGATTCTCTGACATACGGAGAAAAACATAAAGAGGACCGGGAACTGATTGACAAAATACTCACAAAGGCCAGGGAGCGCAAAGGCCTTTCCCATAAAGAGGCCATGGTGCTTCTGGACTGTGAACTGGAGGATAAAAACCAGGAAATATTCGCCCTTGCAGAACAGATTAAAAAGGATTTTTACGGAAACCGTATCGTAATGTTCGCGCCTCTTTATCTGTCCAATTACTGTGTCAACGGATGCGAATACTGTCCCTATCACGCAAAAAACAAACACATTGCCCGGAAGAAACTGACTCAGGAAGAAATTATAAAAGAGGTTACCGCGCTGCAGGACATGGGCCATAAGAGGCTGGCGCTGGAAGCCGGCGAAGACCCGGTGCACAATCCCATCGAGTATATTCTGGAATGTATCCATACCATTTACGGGATTAAACATAAAAACGGCGCCATCCGGCGCGTCAATGTGAACATAGCCGCCACCACAGTGGAAAATTACCGGAAGTTAAAGGAAGCCGGTATCGGCACCTATATTCTGTTCCAGGAGACTTACCACAAAGAATCCTATGAAAAACTCCACCCCACCGGGCCGAAACATGACTACGCCTATCATACGGAAGCCATGGACCGGGCCATGGAGGGAGGCATTGACGACGTGGGCCTGGGCGTACTGTTCGGCCTGAATAACTATCGGTATGATTTTGCCGGAATCCTGATGCACGCGGAACATCTGGAAGCATATAAAGGGGTTGGCCCTCATACCATCAGCGTGCCCAGACTGCGCCGGGCGGACGATATCGACCCGGATGCATTTGACAATGGAATTACCGATGAGACTTTTGCCAAAATTGTAGCCTGTATCCGGATTGCGGTGCCCTATACCGGCATGATTGTGTCTACCAGAGAGAGCCAGGCCTGCCGGGAGAAAGTGCTCCACCTGGGGATTTCCCAGATTAGCGGCGGTTCCAGAACAAGCGTGGGCGGCTATGCGGAGCCGGAACCGGAGGAAGAGAACTCCGCTCAGTTTGATGTGAGCGACAACCGCACCCTGGACGAAGTGGTAAAATGGCTGATGGAAATGAATTACGTGCCCAGTTTCTGCACCGCATGTTACCGGGAAGGCAGAACCGGAGACCGGTTTATGACATTATTAAAAAGCGGACAGATTGTGAACTGCTGCCATCCCAATGCACTGATGACCCTGAAAGAATATCTGGAAGATTATGCTGCGGAAGAGACAAAAGTAATCGGAGATAAACTGATTGAAAAGGAACTGGATGTGATTACCAATCCGAAAGTCAGAGAAAAGGTTGAGGATTATCTGAAAAATATCCACAACGGACAGCGTGATTTCCGATTCTGA
- a CDS encoding Uma2 family endonuclease, with translation MQENFGSLTFSISSLNFMHRPPKHTIVEPDISVICDRNKLTDRGCSGAPDWVIEIVSSGNSSHDYVRKLNLYADAGVQEYWIVNPMEETVLIYHLEESKFKVRSCTFQDMLDVNIFEDLRIDFSSLDLK, from the coding sequence TTGCAAGAAAATTTCGGCAGCCTTACTTTTTCCATATCTTCTCTAAATTTTATGCACCGGCCGCCGAAACATACCATTGTGGAGCCGGATATCAGCGTCATCTGCGACAGAAACAAACTTACTGACCGGGGCTGCAGCGGCGCGCCGGACTGGGTAATTGAGATTGTCTCCTCCGGCAATTCCAGCCATGATTATGTGCGGAAACTGAATCTCTATGCAGACGCAGGGGTACAGGAGTACTGGATTGTGAATCCCATGGAAGAAACCGTTCTGATTTATCATCTGGAAGAAAGTAAATTTAAAGTACGTTCCTGTACCTTTCAGGACATGCTGGACGTAAACATTTTTGAAGACCTCCGGATTGACTTTTCATCTCTGGATTTGAAGTGA
- a CDS encoding response regulator transcription factor, which translates to MKSILVCDDDREIVDAIEIYLQQEGYRILKAYDGEQALQVLKEHEVHLLIIDVMMPRLDGIRATLKIREDSSIPIIILSAKSEDADKILGLNIGADDYVTKPFNPLELVARVKSQLRRYTQLGNAAESSKRVYQVGGLVINDDLKEVTVDDEPVKLTPIEYNILLLLVKNQGKVFSINQIYESIWNEDAIGADNTVAVHIRHIREKIEINPKEPRYLKVVWGVGYKIEKSK; encoded by the coding sequence ATGAAAAGTATTCTGGTTTGTGATGACGACAGAGAAATTGTAGATGCCATAGAGATATATCTGCAGCAGGAAGGATACCGTATTCTCAAAGCCTATGACGGAGAGCAGGCCCTGCAGGTACTGAAAGAGCACGAAGTGCATCTTCTGATTATAGATGTAATGATGCCCAGACTGGACGGCATACGGGCCACATTGAAAATCCGGGAGGACAGCAGCATTCCCATAATCATTCTGTCAGCCAAATCCGAAGATGCGGACAAGATTCTGGGGCTGAACATCGGTGCGGACGACTATGTGACCAAGCCCTTTAATCCCCTGGAACTGGTGGCACGGGTGAAATCCCAGCTCCGGCGCTATACTCAGCTGGGAAATGCGGCGGAAAGCAGTAAACGGGTGTATCAGGTGGGAGGCCTGGTAATTAATGATGACCTGAAGGAAGTAACCGTAGACGACGAACCGGTAAAACTTACCCCCATCGAATACAATATTCTGCTGCTGCTGGTGAAAAATCAGGGAAAAGTATTTTCCATCAACCAGATTTATGAAAGCATCTGGAACGAGGACGCTATCGGGGCAGATAATACGGTGGCGGTACATATACGTCATATCAGAGAAAAAATAGAGATAAATCCCAAGGAACCCAGATATCTGAAAGTAGTCTGGGGCGTGGGGTATAAGATAGAGAAATCAAAATAG
- the bioB gene encoding biotin synthase BioB: MENRLGILKEKVLKGYQIYKKEALFLAEQPLEELCEGADEIRRAFCGNDFDLCTIINGKSGKCSENCKYCAQSSFYQTHAESYPLLGTEELVKQAEYNSRRGVPRYSIVTSGKKLSSEEVEQICESIRQIKKSADISVCVSFGLLEEADFRKIKAAGAERVHNNLEASEKYFPEVCTTHTWQDKIQALEAAGAAGLSVCSGGIMGLGETMEDRIDLALALRNLGVNSIPVNMLNPIPGTPYEKNPRLTEDDMCRIVAVFRFILPESFIRLAGGRGLMADQGRECFRSGANAAITGDMLTTAGITIQKDMEMLKELGYQVAKV; this comes from the coding sequence ATGGAGAACAGACTTGGAATTCTGAAAGAAAAAGTTTTGAAGGGATATCAGATTTATAAAAAGGAAGCCCTGTTTCTGGCAGAGCAGCCCCTGGAAGAATTGTGCGAAGGAGCCGATGAAATCCGCCGGGCTTTTTGCGGAAACGATTTCGATTTATGTACAATTATCAATGGAAAGAGTGGAAAATGTTCTGAAAACTGCAAATATTGCGCACAGTCTTCTTTTTACCAGACCCATGCGGAGAGCTATCCTCTGCTTGGCACGGAGGAACTGGTAAAACAGGCAGAGTACAACAGCCGGCGAGGCGTACCCAGATATTCCATTGTTACATCCGGAAAAAAACTGAGCAGTGAAGAAGTGGAACAGATTTGCGAGAGTATCCGGCAGATAAAAAAATCAGCGGACATTTCAGTCTGCGTGTCTTTCGGACTGCTGGAAGAAGCAGATTTCCGAAAAATTAAAGCAGCCGGAGCAGAACGGGTACATAATAATCTGGAGGCTTCCGAAAAATATTTTCCGGAAGTCTGTACCACCCACACCTGGCAGGATAAGATTCAGGCGCTGGAAGCTGCAGGAGCGGCCGGACTGAGTGTCTGCAGCGGTGGTATTATGGGGCTGGGAGAAACCATGGAAGACCGTATTGACCTGGCACTGGCTCTGCGGAATCTGGGGGTAAATTCCATTCCGGTCAATATGCTGAATCCCATTCCGGGCACTCCGTATGAAAAAAATCCCCGGCTTACGGAAGATGATATGTGCCGGATTGTGGCGGTGTTCCGTTTTATTCTGCCGGAATCATTTATCCGCCTGGCGGGAGGCAGAGGACTGATGGCTGACCAGGGAAGGGAATGTTTCCGGTCCGGCGCAAATGCGGCTATTACGGGTGATATGCTGACCACAGCGGGAATCACCATCCAAAAGGATATGGAAATGCTGAAAGAACTGGGCTATCAGGTGGCAAAGGTATGA
- the hydE gene encoding [FeFe] hydrogenase H-cluster radical SAM maturase HydE translates to MKQAGQLIDKLEATSHLTKEEWIWLIANRSPEAAEYLFAKSRKWQQKYYGNKVYTRGLIEFTNYCKNDCYYCGIRRSNSNAQRYRLTKDQILECCRQGYELGFRTFVLQGGEDGWFSQEMLEDIIRTMKQNWPDCAVTLSLGERSYESCLGLFQAGADRYLLRHETAEDTHYRKLHPPELSLEHRKKCLFQLKEIGYQTGTGFMVGSPGQTPEQLAEDMLFIRELEPHMVGIGPFVPHHETPFAGEPGGTVELTLFLTGLLRVMLPKLLLPATTSLGTIDPQGREKGIQAGANVVMPNLSPVSVRKKYELYDNKICTGEEAAECRECLGRRMEKIGYELVTERGDFPENL, encoded by the coding sequence ATGAAACAGGCCGGACAACTGATTGACAAACTGGAAGCAACATCACATCTCACAAAAGAAGAATGGATTTGGCTGATTGCAAACCGCAGCCCCGAAGCAGCAGAATACCTTTTTGCAAAATCCAGGAAATGGCAGCAGAAATATTATGGCAATAAAGTTTACACCAGAGGGCTGATTGAGTTTACCAATTACTGTAAAAACGACTGTTACTACTGCGGCATTCGCAGAAGCAACAGCAATGCTCAGAGATACCGGCTGACAAAAGACCAGATTCTGGAATGCTGTCGTCAGGGCTATGAGCTGGGATTCCGTACCTTTGTGCTCCAGGGAGGAGAGGATGGATGGTTCTCCCAGGAAATGCTTGAGGATATTATCCGTACCATGAAACAGAACTGGCCGGACTGCGCCGTAACCCTGTCTCTGGGGGAGCGTTCTTATGAAAGTTGTCTGGGGCTGTTTCAGGCGGGAGCCGACCGGTATCTTCTCCGTCATGAAACAGCGGAAGATACCCATTACCGGAAACTCCATCCGCCGGAACTGTCTCTGGAACACCGGAAGAAATGCCTGTTTCAACTGAAAGAAATCGGCTATCAGACCGGAACCGGATTTATGGTGGGAAGCCCCGGCCAGACGCCGGAACAGCTTGCGGAAGATATGCTGTTTATCCGGGAGCTGGAACCCCATATGGTGGGAATCGGTCCTTTTGTCCCCCATCACGAAACGCCCTTTGCCGGGGAGCCGGGGGGAACAGTGGAACTGACGCTGTTTCTGACCGGGCTTTTGCGGGTTATGCTGCCCAAACTGCTGCTGCCAGCCACCACATCCCTGGGAACCATAGACCCCCAGGGCCGGGAAAAAGGGATTCAGGCCGGGGCCAATGTGGTAATGCCCAATCTGTCGCCGGTCTCCGTGCGGAAAAAATACGAGCTGTATGACAACAAAATCTGTACCGGCGAGGAAGCCGCCGAATGCAGAGAATGTCTGGGGCGGAGGATGGAAAAGATTGGGTATGAACTTGTAACAGAACGGGGAGATTTTCCCGAAAATTTATAA